From a region of the bacterium genome:
- a CDS encoding Ig-like domain-containing protein codes for MKLDVIQKTALLFATAAALVSTGGLGCSTEALLIAGDPAAAVGDYGDAPDRLPCQYPSGIECEFPTRFDRNGAHHLDITDSAFGPFKDDGTLSVSAEKDALDPADPDGIRNIAEPAGESDHDALDDGLLTPFLAPGVGNTIDFLVSVAPTAPKMTRYVNMLADFDQNGFWTDAGGTEEWIVQNMPVDVDPGMTATLTTPEFAAGAVTDKVWLRMTLSDTPIDPAAYPEGWEGKGEFAVGETEDYLLQDKVPLDLKGIIGGGGGPGGGGPGGGGPGGGGPGGGGPGGGGPGGGGPGGGGGGGGACDIYKSYTATICKGSSRTFLALVDGFAPDSVTATSSDPSVAGVDVNEANVTVTGESEGTATIEVTVVADGCTYHITLVVKIKKCGPKPKIPCCTPAEIAKDPSRCENCHVVGVKFYDNETPGGGGDSVNGGIEETGSWGDTDANNPTKTTVVGVGNTIKIIVTFYHCDPCPDEDGDGDSDCDHIPDEADWFPYEEYDPANPHDFEEQMYVDSFFDVFFDVNNSHEIFDQTFFTGVPEETNTPEVPEVTPPVNPYQDPYHPYDPYMYEKY; via the coding sequence ATGAAGCTCGACGTCATCCAAAAAACCGCCCTGCTCTTCGCTACGGCGGCGGCCTTGGTCTCCACGGGAGGCCTGGGCTGCAGCACGGAAGCGCTCCTCATCGCGGGGGATCCCGCCGCGGCCGTCGGCGATTACGGCGACGCCCCGGACCGTCTGCCCTGCCAGTATCCGTCCGGGATCGAGTGCGAGTTTCCGACGCGGTTTGACCGCAACGGGGCGCATCACCTGGACATCACCGATTCCGCCTTCGGTCCTTTCAAGGACGACGGAACCCTCTCCGTCTCCGCGGAGAAGGACGCCCTCGATCCGGCCGATCCGGACGGGATCCGGAACATCGCCGAGCCCGCGGGCGAGAGCGACCACGACGCCTTAGACGACGGTCTCCTGACGCCCTTCCTCGCCCCCGGCGTGGGCAACACGATCGACTTCCTCGTCTCGGTGGCCCCGACGGCCCCCAAGATGACCCGTTACGTGAACATGCTCGCCGACTTCGACCAGAACGGCTTCTGGACGGACGCGGGAGGGACCGAGGAATGGATCGTCCAGAACATGCCTGTGGACGTGGACCCGGGAATGACGGCGACCCTGACGACGCCCGAGTTTGCGGCCGGAGCGGTGACCGACAAGGTCTGGCTCCGGATGACCCTCTCCGACACGCCCATCGATCCGGCGGCCTATCCTGAGGGATGGGAAGGGAAGGGCGAATTCGCCGTCGGCGAGACGGAGGATTATCTCCTGCAAGACAAGGTCCCGCTGGATCTGAAGGGGATCATCGGCGGGGGCGGCGGTCCAGGCGGAGGCGGACCCGGTGGCGGTGGTCCGGGTGGCGGCGGTCCAGGCGGCGGTGGTCCGGGCGGCGGCGGCCCGGGTGGTGGTGGTCCCGGCGGCGGCGGTGGTGGCGGCGGAGCGTGCGATATTTACAAGTCCTACACGGCCACGATCTGCAAGGGATCCAGCCGGACGTTCCTGGCCCTGGTGGACGGCTTTGCCCCGGACAGCGTGACGGCGACCTCGAGCGATCCGTCGGTCGCGGGCGTCGATGTGAATGAAGCGAACGTGACGGTCACGGGCGAGAGCGAAGGGACGGCGACGATCGAGGTGACGGTGGTGGCCGACGGCTGCACCTATCACATCACCCTGGTCGTCAAGATCAAGAAGTGCGGGCCCAAGCCGAAGATCCCCTGCTGCACGCCCGCTGAGATCGCCAAGGACCCGTCGCGCTGCGAGAACTGCCACGTGGTGGGCGTCAAGTTCTACGATAACGAGACTCCGGGCGGCGGCGGCGATTCCGTGAACGGCGGGATCGAGGAGACCGGCTCTTGGGGCGATACGGACGCGAACAATCCGACCAAGACCACGGTGGTCGGGGTCGGGAACACGATCAAGATCATCGTGACCTTCTACCACTGCGATCCGTGTCCGGACGAGGACGGCGACGGTGACTCCGACTGCGACCACATCCCCGACGAGGCGGACTGGTTCCCGTACGAGGAGTACGATCCGGCGAACCCGCACGATTTCGAGGAGCAGATGTACGTGGACAGCTTCTTCGACGTCTTCTTCGACGTGAACAACAGCCACGAGATCTTCGACCAGACGTTCTTCACGGGCGTTCCGGAAGAAACGAACACTCCGGAGGTGCCGGAGGTGACGCCCCCGGTGAATCCGTATCAAGACCCGTATCATCCGTACGACCCGTATATGTACGAAAAGTACTAG